The following is a genomic window from Thunnus maccoyii chromosome 13, fThuMac1.1, whole genome shotgun sequence.
CAGTATATCAGTCAGGTGTCAccaaattattgattatttctgTAGATCTCTACAGTGCCTCTGACCTGTCTTTCTTCATGTTTGCCGTGTATTGTGATGAACTCGTCACTGACATTGACAGACAGCTCATCGGGTGAGAAATGCTTCACATCCAGATAAATGACGTAGCGATCTTTTTCCATGCGCATCTGTACAGACAACAAACCTGTTAGGAACAGCACTGGGATATTTTGTTGCATGCCTGCAGCCTGGAGTCGGCTgggcacaaaaacacacaatagcTTGTTACCTCTAAATTATAGAGAcctttggcatttttgcctcagtaatgtaatgtacaaatctgacaaattaaacatttctgaCGGCCTGTCACATAATTCTACGAGTTACAGTATATtagttattattactgatgttaGGGTTAATAGTTTTAGAAGTGATGCTGGTAATACATGGCCAGTTAGCAGTCAAGTTGTGGGTATTTCACATTTGACAAGGACACAAGTGAATTTCACTTTACCTCACTGTGTCCATTGTCGGGCCAGTTGAACCAGCGCATGAATGAAGGGCGCATCCAGGGGAAGGACCAGGAGAAAGGCCAGATAAGTGGCCAATCAGTGAGAGGTTCTGCCAAGGACATGTCAGAGAGTCGATGTGGGAAGGCACGGCGGTACCAGGGATACTGGATGGGGATGTCCATGATGAGATTCCAGAAAAACGATGGATGTGAAGGAGGTTGACTCTTGGTCTTACTGGGTCTGAGATGTGTGCTGCTGTGCTCTCCTGCGGCACATTTATAGGCctttccctcccctcccacTCCGAATCTGTCTCTgcgtccccctcccctccataTCCCCCCACCCCATGCACTCTTGCATAGTGACCCTGCCAACAGGCTGATCTTTCTGGAACAATGATGTCAACTGTTTATCCCTCCATTGCCCTCATTGTTTCATCTGTCTGACTGTGACTGGTtgtctctccctttttctctataactctgtgtctttgtctctccCTTCTCCCGGTCATGAGTGGACTCTGGCTAGGAATACTGCTGATGCCCCTATGCTTATTCCCCAGGAAATGCTCCCGtctggatctgtgtgtgtgtgtgtgtgtgtttgtttgaggaATAGCTGCCAGAGCATTAGCCTGCTGTGCTCCGAGTGCCAGAAGCTTTAGGTTTGTGAGCGGAGTGGAAGTGTGGTTGAATGGGAAATGATGAGTTTGTATGGGACAGAATTAGGTGACACTCTAAGCGTGTATAATTTTGCTATGAGCTCAGATGTAAAATATGAAGTCCTCTCCAACTGTGCAATAGTTGCTCCAACCAAATTACTATTTCTTTCAGTCCCTGCTTTATCCTCCAAGTCATTTTGTGTCCAGTGTAGGAGAATGACAAACATTAAATTTGTGTTATCTGCAAGCACTTAGATTTTACAGAAACCATCATGCAACATTTGGGAAAAGTGGCATCCTCTCCTTCCTAATCACCAAGCCGTACTTACACATCTCATCTTTACTTTCTAATACTGAGAACCAGGACACCATCCAATATAAATCATGAATTgagtttttcatcatcatcaacaaatTGTGCAGCACAACCATCCAGTATTAATGTATGGTTACTGTGCTGTCATTTGGAAAGGCCAAGATGAGTGTGGTGACAGAGGAAAAAACTCTGCATCACTGCAAGGTGCAAAAACCAGCACAACTATGTAACAATTACAGGATAATACAATAGTGAATGCTAAAACAATGTGAACAAGTAAGAGTCAGTCAGTGAAGGGCCTTACTACTGTCTATTAAACAGCAATAGGCTATCTGTCTGAAGTTTGCTATCATTAGCCAAGGCACCATTGAAAAGAAAGGCAAACATggtcatgctttttttttctgaccactGAATTGTCTATACTCTGCTTGAGGGACTTAAGGTAATAaaatttgtttacatttttttaaacaagttcatagttttgacttttttcaaGTGTCTAGCCATATGATTTTGTGTTTCTGGGTGTTTATGTGGTGGCTGATTGTTCTCCTTAAAATGTGACTCTGTCAGGGGAGTTGCAGGAgatggacccaaacgcagaacAAAACAGCCAGAATGAACTGAACAATGTCTCTTTAAATAAAGATCCAGGCATGCAGGCacagcaaaacagaacaaaaccaaacagaacagagcagagaaaaactgaacaatacagaacaaaggatccaacaagacaGAACTGAAAAACAGGACTGAAACACTAACTGAACTaaggaggagatgaggtgcaggtggggagacGGGCAGAGAAACTCAAGTTAGAGgaatgaggagatgaaacagaagaatgGGAAAGAGGCTGGGGAAAACACTGGGAAAAGGGTAGGGCTAACGAGGATGATCCAGGGCAAGTGTGGAGGGAAAAGTAGAACagacacaggaagaaaaacccagagcagcagaaaaccaagaaaccagaaaacacaatcctCCTCATAATTAACTGACATACATAAACCCGTCCAAGgatatacacaaataaatacacaagtaCACTATAACTTGCAAACTCATTCACAATTTCATACTAATGGAGTTCTTCTTACTTGGCACACAGAAGCTGTAAATTATTAAAATCTACAGAAACAAATGTTAACAAACTcgttttttatgtgtttaggATAAGTTAAAGAGAAACCAGCCATTGAACAGACACTTGTCAGTGTCTGGATAAAAATATCTGCTAAATGCTGCATTTTTGAAGTCTAACTCTTCTCACTAATTACAACTAAAATGCGTGGGTGAATCACAGTTTAACTGTTTAACAACAGTTTAACATACTTGTACCTTTG
Proteins encoded in this region:
- the LOC121909947 gene encoding alpha-crystallin B chain-like isoform X3 gives rise to the protein MSLAEPLTDWPLIWPFSWSFPWMRPSFMRWFNWPDNGHSEMRMEKDRYVIYLDVKHFSPDELSVNVSDEFITIHGKHEERQDDHGFVSREFLRKYKLPPTVSCAEVTSSLSSDGVLTITAPRSTLGPERSIPIASEDGTAKQKI
- the LOC121909947 gene encoding alpha-crystallin B chain-like isoform X1, producing MDIPIQYPWYRRAFPHRLSDMSLAEPLTDWPLIWPFSWSFPWMRPSFMRWFNWPDNGHSEMRMEKDRYVIYLDVKHFSPDELSVNVSDEFITIHGKHEERQDDHGFVSREFLRKYKLPPTVSCAEVTSSLSSDGVLTITAPRSTLGPERSIPIASEDGTAKQKI